Proteins encoded within one genomic window of Nordella sp. HKS 07:
- a CDS encoding SLC13 family permease has translation MDKQQILALGTIVAMMALFAWGRLRYDLVAIVSLIAAFFVGIVPAEKAFTGFSSDIVVIVASALILSAAVSRSGIVELAMSHATFDLSKPRAQIVTLTSCIAILSAFVKNIGTLAMFLPIAFKFARRTGTSPSVLLMPMSFASLLGGLITLVGTSPNIIVSQAREKLLGEPFRMFDFAPVGIGLTAAGIVFLAFGYRLLPSGRRATASIEAAFNLDAYATEATVPEDSPLVGQPIAELEKQAEDEIDVAVLIRGGLNKSKPGKATKIRAGDALILHGEPAALERAVAVGKLVLVRQDKTPAKEAASDEIGVMEAVVGAESPLVGRTISQNQLFNRYELNLLAVSRRGSRITHRLKSVRLRAGDAIVLQGNMRFMPETLGELALLPLAERPLGLGRTRNTYLPIAILAAAMLAVAIGLMPVAIGFFIAAALVVLAGCITLREAYNAIDWPILVMLGALIPVSDAAQSTGLTDTIAHLVSLLADFLPPWGYVAIMLLIAMCVTPFLNNAATVLILAPIAVSLATSLKMNPDPLLMAVAIGAGCDFLTPIGHQCNTLVMGPGGYRFGDYWRLGLPLSFIVLLAGVPLILIFWPL, from the coding sequence ATGGACAAACAGCAAATCCTGGCGCTTGGAACCATTGTCGCCATGATGGCGCTGTTCGCCTGGGGCAGGCTCCGCTATGACCTGGTCGCCATCGTCTCCCTCATCGCCGCCTTTTTCGTCGGCATCGTGCCGGCGGAGAAGGCTTTCACCGGATTCTCCAGCGACATCGTCGTCATCGTGGCGAGCGCGCTCATCCTGAGTGCGGCCGTCTCGCGCTCGGGCATTGTCGAGCTGGCGATGAGCCACGCCACTTTCGACTTGTCGAAGCCGCGCGCCCAGATCGTGACGCTGACATCGTGCATCGCGATCCTGTCGGCCTTCGTGAAGAATATCGGCACGCTGGCGATGTTCCTGCCGATCGCCTTCAAATTCGCCCGGCGCACCGGCACCTCGCCCTCAGTGCTGCTGATGCCGATGTCCTTCGCCTCTCTGCTCGGCGGACTGATCACGCTGGTTGGCACCTCGCCCAACATCATCGTCTCGCAGGCGCGTGAGAAGTTGCTCGGCGAACCCTTCCGCATGTTCGACTTCGCGCCTGTCGGCATCGGCCTGACGGCGGCCGGCATTGTGTTTCTGGCCTTCGGCTATCGCCTGCTGCCGAGCGGGCGGCGCGCCACCGCCTCGATCGAAGCCGCCTTCAATCTCGACGCCTATGCGACCGAGGCCACCGTACCGGAAGATTCGCCGCTGGTCGGCCAGCCGATCGCCGAGCTCGAGAAACAGGCTGAAGACGAGATCGATGTCGCGGTGCTGATCCGCGGCGGGCTCAATAAGTCCAAACCCGGCAAGGCGACCAAGATTCGCGCCGGCGACGCGCTCATCCTGCATGGCGAGCCGGCCGCTCTGGAAAGGGCGGTGGCGGTGGGCAAGCTCGTGCTGGTGCGCCAGGACAAGACGCCGGCCAAGGAAGCGGCCAGCGACGAGATCGGGGTGATGGAAGCGGTGGTCGGCGCGGAATCGCCGCTGGTCGGGCGCACCATATCGCAGAACCAGCTCTTCAACCGATACGAACTCAATCTTCTGGCGGTCAGTCGGCGCGGCAGCCGGATCACGCACCGGCTCAAATCCGTTCGCCTCAGAGCGGGCGATGCGATCGTGCTGCAAGGCAATATGCGCTTCATGCCGGAAACGCTGGGCGAGCTTGCTCTTCTGCCCCTGGCGGAGCGGCCGCTGGGGCTTGGACGGACGAGAAATACCTATCTGCCGATCGCTATCCTCGCCGCCGCGATGCTGGCGGTGGCGATCGGTCTGATGCCCGTGGCGATCGGCTTTTTCATCGCCGCCGCACTCGTCGTGCTCGCCGGCTGCATCACGCTGCGCGAGGCCTATAATGCCATCGACTGGCCGATCCTGGTGATGCTGGGCGCTCTCATCCCGGTGAGCGATGCGGCGCAGTCGACGGGCCTCACCGACACTATCGCCCATCTCGTGTCGCTGCTCGCCGATTTCCTTCCGCCATGGGGTTATGTGGCGATCATGCTTCTCATCGCCATGTGCGTGACGCCCTTCCTCAATAATGCGGCGACGGTGCTGATCCTGGCGCCGATCGCGGTGTCACTGGCGACGTCGCTCAAGATGAACCCCGATCCCCTGCTGATGGCAGTGGCGATCGGGGCGGGGTGCGATTTCCTGACCCCCATCGGCCATCAATGCAATACGCTGGTAATGGGGCCGGGCGGCTATCGCTTCGGCGATTACTGGCGCCTCGGCCTGCCACTCTCCTTCATCGTGCTTCTGGCCGGCGTGCCTCTGATCCTCATATTCTGGCCGCTGTAG
- a CDS encoding AzlD family protein, translating to MTLHLSTLIAIIGMALATYATRVAGLFLMRHVTVKGRTKAAFDALPPAILMAVIAPNIIATGVAETIAAAITAAAAFLRLPMIVTILVGMASVVLLRMIF from the coding sequence ATGACCCTCCATCTTTCCACCCTCATCGCCATCATCGGCATGGCGCTCGCCACTTATGCGACGCGTGTCGCGGGCCTCTTCCTGATGCGCCATGTGACCGTCAAAGGCCGCACCAAGGCGGCATTCGACGCGCTGCCGCCAGCGATCCTGATGGCGGTCATCGCGCCCAACATCATCGCCACCGGCGTCGCCGAGACGATCGCGGCGGCGATCACGGCGGCGGCCGCCTTCCTCAGGCTGCCGATGATCGTGACCATCCTCGTCGGCATGGCGAGCGTCGTGCTGCTGCGGATGATCTTCTGA
- a CDS encoding AzlC family ABC transporter permease: MSKAASEFRQGVIDILPVIAAASVIGLLWGTLAASKGLSPLETGLMSVSVFAGASQFIAIELWRDPAPWFFLSMTVFIVNIRHVLMSASLSRHMGLVPPGWQAALLYMMADENWAFSERRALTQPLTMAYYLGLGVPMVVTWTVTSVIGALAGAWLKDPAAYGFDFAFSALFIGILAGFWKGPRTGAVLAASAVAAALAKLTIPGAWYIVLGGLAGVAVAVLLHAEEEEARATS, translated from the coding sequence ATGAGCAAGGCCGCCAGCGAATTCAGACAAGGCGTCATCGACATCCTGCCGGTAATCGCCGCCGCCAGCGTGATCGGCCTTCTCTGGGGGACGCTCGCCGCGAGCAAAGGCCTGTCGCCGCTCGAGACCGGCCTGATGAGCGTCAGCGTTTTCGCCGGCGCTTCACAATTCATCGCCATCGAATTGTGGCGCGACCCGGCGCCGTGGTTCTTCCTGAGCATGACGGTGTTCATCGTGAATATCCGGCATGTGCTGATGAGCGCCTCGCTGTCGCGCCATATGGGGCTTGTTCCACCCGGCTGGCAGGCCGCACTGCTCTATATGATGGCGGACGAGAACTGGGCCTTTTCGGAACGGCGCGCTCTCACCCAGCCTTTGACCATGGCCTACTATCTGGGCCTTGGGGTGCCGATGGTCGTGACCTGGACGGTGACGAGCGTCATCGGCGCGCTGGCCGGCGCCTGGCTCAAGGACCCGGCGGCTTACGGATTCGATTTCGCTTTCTCCGCCTTGTTCATCGGCATTCTGGCGGGCTTCTGGAAAGGGCCTAGGACCGGCGCCGTGCTCGCGGCAAGCGCCGTTGCCGCCGCCCTGGCCAAGCTCACCATTCCGGGCGCCTGGTATATCGTTCTGGGCGGCCTTGCCGGCGTTGCTGTCGCCGTGCTGCTGCATGCCGAGGAAGAGGAGGCCAGGGCTACGTCATGA
- a CDS encoding AraC family transcriptional regulator — protein MLQISPRDSVGPESLSPEDETYFWRVSRHGDLDCFTATFRKHVFPPHTHETYVIGVTLDGVHSYMHKGVKVRCEAGTICFINPDEVHDGSPDTYGYSYRMTYPSPDFLGAMLREATGRSVGTPRFRMPGARDPELAQMFCAAHRALESNDQPLFADEKLIAFYLAAVERYGGGLPSIIAAGEEPDAIVRTKDYLMARISEATDFQALAAHVGLSAWHLIRIFRKATGLTPHAWLIDRRVHLARELLRAGESPSHIALQCGFADQAHMTRSFKARLGVTPGQYRALLN, from the coding sequence ATGCTGCAGATTTCGCCGCGCGACTCCGTCGGTCCCGAGAGCCTCTCTCCGGAAGACGAGACCTATTTCTGGCGGGTGTCGCGGCATGGCGATCTCGACTGCTTCACCGCCACCTTCCGCAAGCATGTCTTCCCGCCCCATACGCATGAGACCTATGTGATCGGCGTGACGCTCGATGGCGTGCATTCCTACATGCATAAGGGCGTCAAGGTTCGCTGCGAGGCGGGCACGATCTGCTTCATAAATCCGGACGAGGTGCATGACGGTTCGCCCGACACCTACGGCTATTCCTACCGAATGACCTATCCAAGCCCCGACTTCCTCGGCGCAATGCTGCGCGAGGCGACGGGGCGATCCGTCGGCACGCCGCGCTTCCGCATGCCGGGCGCGCGTGATCCGGAACTGGCCCAGATGTTCTGCGCCGCGCATCGCGCCCTTGAAAGCAACGACCAGCCGCTCTTCGCCGACGAGAAGCTCATCGCGTTCTACTTGGCGGCAGTCGAGCGCTATGGCGGCGGCCTGCCGTCGATCATCGCCGCGGGTGAGGAACCGGACGCCATCGTGCGCACCAAAGACTATCTGATGGCGCGTATTTCCGAAGCCACCGACTTCCAGGCACTCGCCGCCCATGTGGGTCTGAGCGCCTGGCATCTGATCCGCATTTTCCGCAAGGCGACCGGGCTGACACCGCATGCCTGGCTCATCGACCGGCGCGTGCACCTTGCGCGCGAATTGCTCAGGGCAGGCGAAAGTCCCAGCCATATCGCGCTCCAATGCGGCTTCGCCGACCAGGCGCATATGACGCGAAGCTTCAAGGCGAGGCTCGGCGTGACGCCCGGCCAGTATCGCGCTCTCCTCAACTGA
- a CDS encoding NADPH-dependent FMN reductase — translation MPTVAVINGSLRQASLNGRLARALALIAKPGLDLLTARIGDLPLYNQDMETELPAAVVRFKQEIAAADAVLFVTPEHNRSIPAALKNAIDWGTRPYGTSVWLDKPGAVIGTSGGAVGTAVAQTHLRGVLTSLGVALMGRPEAYIVFKEGLLDDADNVTDARAHKALSTYVEALTRWITRLT, via the coding sequence ATGCCGACTGTCGCCGTCATCAACGGATCGCTGCGCCAGGCCTCGCTCAACGGCCGGTTGGCTCGGGCGCTGGCGCTGATCGCCAAGCCGGGGCTGGATCTGCTGACGGCCAGGATCGGCGATTTGCCCCTCTACAATCAGGATATGGAAACCGAACTGCCGGCCGCCGTCGTGCGGTTCAAGCAAGAGATCGCGGCAGCCGATGCGGTGCTCTTCGTCACCCCGGAACATAACCGCTCCATTCCCGCTGCCCTGAAGAATGCGATCGACTGGGGAACGCGGCCCTATGGCACCAGCGTGTGGCTCGACAAGCCGGGCGCCGTCATCGGCACGTCCGGCGGCGCGGTCGGAACCGCCGTGGCGCAGACGCATCTGCGCGGCGTGCTCACCTCGCTCGGCGTCGCCCTGATGGGTCGGCCCGAGGCCTATATTGTCTTCAAGGAGGGCCTGTTGGATGACGCCGACAATGTGACTGACGCTAGGGCGCATAAGGCACTCAGCACCTATGTCGAGGCCCTGACCAGATGGATCACACGTCTCACCTGA
- a CDS encoding LysR substrate-binding domain-containing protein — protein sequence MSARHTLSVPKLPPLEAVRMFEAVVRLGSTVAAAKELGLTHGAVSRRVRSLEDHLGTSLLARGRGGRLVPTEAGKHFADAANRAFILIAHAAQTTGRGSARLRMVRINTTASFASLWLLPRLPNFRARHPAFEIWVSESQSLIEPGAHSGIDMAIRTGRGNWPGVRAEKLMEDSVIVVAAPRIAARLQTPADIKRATLLHDEVTAISWADFTEALGLARPDWATRGPRLASSLLLLQAAVAGEGIALVPARLAEAHLEQGSLVQPFTVRVDDRLAHWLVRPQRELSSPAIRAFTTWLRRQAGKKS from the coding sequence GTGAGCGCACGTCACACCCTGTCAGTGCCAAAACTGCCGCCGCTCGAAGCGGTGCGGATGTTCGAGGCGGTTGTCCGGCTCGGGTCGACCGTCGCCGCAGCGAAGGAACTGGGACTCACCCATGGCGCGGTGAGCCGGCGCGTGCGCTCGCTCGAGGATCATCTGGGCACTTCGCTTCTCGCGCGCGGACGTGGTGGACGGCTTGTGCCGACCGAAGCAGGCAAACACTTTGCCGATGCGGCGAACCGGGCTTTCATCCTTATCGCCCACGCGGCTCAGACTACGGGCCGCGGCAGCGCCAGATTGCGCATGGTCAGGATCAACACCACCGCCTCCTTCGCGTCGTTATGGCTGCTTCCGCGTCTGCCGAATTTCCGCGCCCGCCATCCTGCCTTCGAAATCTGGGTGTCGGAGAGCCAGTCTCTCATCGAGCCCGGCGCCCATTCCGGCATCGACATGGCGATCAGGACGGGCCGGGGCAACTGGCCGGGCGTCAGGGCCGAGAAGCTGATGGAAGACTCCGTGATCGTTGTCGCAGCGCCGCGGATCGCGGCGCGCTTGCAAACCCCGGCGGACATCAAACGGGCCACGCTGTTGCACGATGAAGTCACGGCGATCTCCTGGGCCGACTTCACCGAAGCCCTTGGGCTCGCAAGACCGGATTGGGCGACGCGAGGACCACGGCTCGCCTCGAGCCTATTGCTGTTACAGGCGGCGGTCGCCGGCGAGGGCATTGCCCTGGTACCGGCGCGGCTTGCCGAGGCGCATCTCGAACAAGGAAGCTTGGTCCAGCCTTTCACCGTGAGAGTCGACGACAGGCTCGCACACTGGCTGGTGCGCCCGCAACGCGAGCTGTCGTCACCCGCGATCCGGGCCTTCACCACATGGCTGCGAAGGCAGGCCGGGAAAAAGAGCTAA